One window of Acidobacteriota bacterium genomic DNA carries:
- a CDS encoding HigA family addiction module antitoxin produces MQQHNPMHPGVFIKRVYLEPFDISAKELAYKLQVSESVMSRIINGKGSVTPTMALKLSKVIGRSPESWLLMQDNHDLWAARQEVDLSAFKALEFA; encoded by the coding sequence ATTCAGCAACATAACCCCATGCATCCAGGAGTGTTCATCAAGCGGGTTTACCTGGAGCCCTTTGACATCAGCGCAAAGGAACTCGCCTACAAATTGCAGGTCAGTGAATCCGTAATGAGCCGTATTATCAACGGCAAGGGCAGTGTGACGCCAACTATGGCGCTCAAGCTGTCCAAAGTCATTGGCCGGTCTCCGGAGAGTTGGCTGTTGATGCAAGACAACCATGATTTATGGGCGGCGCGGCAAGAGGTCGACCTCAGTGCGTTCAAAGCGCTTGAATTTGCGTAG
- a CDS encoding type II toxin-antitoxin system RelE/ParE family toxin yields the protein MIKSFKHKGLEKFFTSGSAAGIQPTHKARIEERLQALHTAFSINDMNIPGWRLHPLKGDREGQWAIHVSGNWRVVFEFSDGDAYAVNYEDYH from the coding sequence GTGATCAAGAGCTTCAAGCATAAGGGATTGGAGAAATTCTTCACCAGCGGCAGCGCAGCTGGTATTCAGCCAACCCACAAAGCGCGAATTGAGGAGCGATTGCAGGCGCTTCACACCGCGTTCAGCATCAACGATATGAACATTCCAGGTTGGCGTCTTCACCCGCTAAAGGGCGACAGGGAGGGACAGTGGGCTATCCATGTGAGTGGCAACTGGCGTGTCGTATTCGAGTTTTCGGACGGTGACGCCTATGCTGTCAACTACGAGGACTATCACTAA
- a CDS encoding TIM barrel protein, producing MKRREFLTTIERAGLGVAAGALLTGGAGQARAASAPGGSSGPPGKTATGHRFRLAMYIPELRLPFDEELAQAKEIGVDHVWFNRLLNETEIAQMSDAAADRMAQRVERQGLEIFLLNAGNPFKHIHLTDLDLKTMADHQGFKKDFNHLVRSMQIASRIGVGAVGAFTFAWPGEYSSGKPTWPMRWLTRGGVIAEVDMEKLVKAFTLVAEEAERYQVDVALSMMPWNYTNTTGNFRSLVERVGSRRLTVMWGPADCWNCGEWDVATAGFSNIRPYLHGLHLKDLHVIDGHKLKFEYRPLGDGDVDYLTILRGMRDHGCDVFLSLATHFRPPSGSRVEAMKINYRNLNEMIRKVEAEV from the coding sequence ATGAAACGAAGAGAATTCCTGACCACCATCGAACGCGCCGGCCTGGGTGTGGCCGCCGGTGCTCTATTGACCGGCGGGGCCGGCCAGGCCCGGGCCGCCTCGGCACCCGGTGGGTCCTCGGGACCGCCTGGGAAGACCGCCACCGGACACCGCTTCCGACTGGCCATGTACATTCCCGAGTTGAGGCTGCCCTTTGACGAGGAGTTGGCCCAGGCCAAAGAGATCGGGGTGGACCATGTCTGGTTCAACCGTCTGCTCAACGAGACCGAGATAGCCCAGATGAGCGACGCAGCCGCCGACCGCATGGCCCAGAGGGTGGAGCGGCAGGGCCTTGAGATCTTTCTGCTCAACGCCGGCAATCCCTTCAAGCACATTCACCTGACCGATCTGGATCTCAAGACCATGGCGGATCACCAGGGGTTCAAGAAGGACTTCAACCACCTGGTTCGCTCCATGCAGATCGCCTCCCGCATCGGCGTGGGCGCCGTGGGCGCCTTCACCTTCGCCTGGCCGGGCGAGTACTCCAGCGGCAAGCCCACCTGGCCCATGCGCTGGCTCACCCGGGGCGGAGTCATCGCCGAAGTGGACATGGAGAAGCTGGTGAAGGCCTTCACCCTGGTGGCGGAGGAGGCCGAGCGCTACCAGGTGGACGTGGCCCTCTCCATGATGCCCTGGAACTACACCAACACCACCGGCAACTTCCGCAGCCTGGTGGAACGGGTGGGCTCCCGCCGACTCACGGTGATGTGGGGGCCGGCCGACTGCTGGAACTGCGGCGAGTGGGACGTGGCCACCGCCGGCTTCAGCAACATTCGGCCCTATCTCCACGGGCTCCACCTCAAGGACCTGCACGTGATCGACGGCCACAAGCTCAAATTCGAATACCGGCCCCTGGGCGACGGCGACGTGGACTACCTCACCATCCTGCGCGGCATGCGCGACCACGGCTGTGACGTCTTCCTCTCCCTGGCCACCCACTTCCGCCCCCCCAGCGGTTCCCGCGTAGAGGCCATGAAGATCAACTACCGCAACCTGAACGAGATGATTCGCAAGGTGGAAGCGGAGGTGTGA
- a CDS encoding Gfo/Idh/MocA family oxidoreductase has protein sequence MKTITRRRILSYSLGGSAALGVMGTLAIRSGSGSPNEKVNVAVIGINGMGHFHVRTLANRTDAHIVALCDVDPAVLQKATETVKDAKGQTPKLESDFRNVLADSSIDAIVIATPHHWHAPMALRAMKAGKDVYVEKAASHVFREGQLLVEAERKYNRIFQHGTQMRASPLLARAGEILAAGTLGEVKTTKAWNVQRQIERPMAPDGPVPEGVDYEMWLGPAPRRPFNPNRFHRNWRLFRDYSNGDIGDDGAHDLDLARWALGVDTHPERITAHGSQIDLAGAREYPDNMMVAYQYGQGKVLLYEERLWTPYGLHGYDSGNTFYGTEGYMVLSRRGYFQVYMGKKEHKGEGMKEGSLAETGRQNMAQFLQCVRDRSRPTAPAREAHLSCALIHLGEIAYRLSQVLHFNPESERFSNNARADAMLTKDYREPWSVEGL, from the coding sequence ATGAAAACGATTACTCGTCGCAGGATCCTGTCCTACTCGCTGGGCGGATCGGCCGCTCTGGGGGTGATGGGCACTCTGGCAATCCGGTCCGGATCCGGCTCGCCCAACGAGAAGGTGAATGTGGCCGTGATCGGCATCAACGGCATGGGCCACTTTCACGTCAGGACCCTGGCCAACCGGACCGATGCCCACATTGTGGCCCTCTGCGACGTGGACCCGGCGGTTCTGCAGAAGGCTACGGAGACGGTCAAGGATGCAAAAGGCCAGACGCCCAAGCTGGAAAGCGACTTCCGCAACGTTTTGGCCGACTCCTCTATCGACGCCATCGTCATCGCCACTCCCCACCACTGGCACGCCCCCATGGCCCTGAGGGCCATGAAGGCCGGCAAGGACGTCTATGTCGAAAAGGCCGCCAGCCACGTCTTTCGGGAGGGTCAGCTGCTGGTCGAGGCGGAACGGAAATACAATCGAATCTTTCAGCACGGAACCCAGATGCGGGCCAGCCCGCTGCTGGCCCGGGCCGGCGAGATCCTGGCTGCCGGGACCCTGGGCGAGGTCAAGACGACCAAGGCCTGGAACGTGCAGCGGCAGATCGAGCGCCCGATGGCGCCGGATGGGCCGGTTCCCGAGGGAGTCGACTACGAGATGTGGCTGGGTCCGGCCCCCCGCCGCCCCTTCAACCCCAATCGATTCCATCGCAACTGGAGACTCTTCCGCGACTACAGCAACGGAGACATCGGCGACGACGGGGCCCACGATCTGGACCTTGCCCGCTGGGCGCTGGGCGTCGACACTCACCCCGAGCGCATCACCGCCCATGGAAGCCAAATCGACCTGGCAGGGGCGCGGGAGTATCCGGACAACATGATGGTGGCCTACCAGTATGGTCAGGGAAAGGTGCTCCTCTACGAGGAACGCCTCTGGACGCCCTATGGGCTCCATGGTTATGACAGCGGCAACACCTTCTACGGGACCGAGGGGTACATGGTGCTCTCGCGGCGAGGATATTTTCAGGTCTACATGGGCAAGAAAGAGCACAAGGGAGAGGGCATGAAGGAAGGGAGCCTGGCCGAGACCGGTCGCCAGAACATGGCCCAGTTTCTCCAGTGCGTGCGCGACCGCTCCCGCCCCACCGCTCCCGCTCGGGAAGCCCACCTTTCCTGCGCCCTGATCCACCTGGGGGAGATTGCCTACCGGCTTTCACAGGTGCTGCATTTCAACCCGGAGAGCGAGCGCTTCTCCAACAATGCCCGGGCCGACGCCATGTTGACCAAGGACTACCGGGAACCCTGGAGCGTGGAAGGGCTGTAG
- a CDS encoding MFS transporter, with the protein MPDASAAGLSGSSPQPLSAGGRYLIVVTAFLGWMFAGVQMSITALAMRSAAIDLLQSTNEALVGKWFAWYVCAFLFGAAAGGWLFGRLGDRFGRVRAMGWSILCLSIFSGLAWWAQSPFELLVIRFLTCLGIGGMWPNGVAIVSEAWSDLSRPILAGIMGTAANVGLLLMAWTATGVEITPDTWRWVMVVGAAPVVLGLFVLAAVPESPRWLAQRRAPLPDPGKPSKATAEVFRPPLRRLTLIGIALGTVPLLGGWGASNWMIPWAGEAGAAADPPDPHLKAWVQFCRSLTGTIGSLLGGVIASLVGRHRTYLLMSLGALFSSQYMFWLLTPTDDTFLIWASVLGFFSGVYFGWLPLFLPELFPTAARSTGAGVSFNFGRILTAVAVLLAGWLIAHFDGDYARIGRVTSFIYGVGVVVILFAPKSSDHRLQD; encoded by the coding sequence ATGCCGGATGCTTCAGCAGCGGGACTGTCGGGTTCCTCTCCCCAACCGCTATCCGCGGGCGGCCGCTACCTGATCGTGGTGACGGCCTTTCTGGGCTGGATGTTCGCCGGGGTGCAGATGTCCATCACCGCCCTGGCCATGCGTTCGGCGGCCATCGACCTGCTTCAGTCGACCAACGAGGCGCTGGTTGGAAAGTGGTTCGCCTGGTATGTGTGCGCCTTTCTCTTCGGCGCCGCCGCGGGGGGCTGGCTCTTTGGCCGGTTGGGAGACCGGTTCGGCCGTGTCAGGGCCATGGGGTGGAGCATTCTGTGCCTCTCCATTTTTTCCGGCTTGGCATGGTGGGCTCAAAGTCCCTTCGAGTTGCTGGTCATACGGTTTTTGACCTGCCTGGGCATCGGGGGCATGTGGCCCAATGGCGTGGCCATTGTCTCGGAGGCCTGGTCCGATCTCTCACGACCGATCCTGGCGGGCATCATGGGGACGGCGGCCAACGTGGGCCTGCTCCTGATGGCCTGGACCGCCACGGGAGTTGAAATCACCCCGGACACCTGGCGCTGGGTGATGGTGGTGGGGGCGGCGCCCGTCGTCTTGGGGCTGTTCGTTCTGGCCGCGGTTCCGGAGTCGCCCCGCTGGTTGGCGCAACGACGGGCTCCGCTGCCCGACCCGGGAAAGCCGTCCAAAGCCACCGCCGAGGTCTTCCGGCCGCCTCTGCGACGGTTGACCCTGATCGGTATCGCATTGGGGACCGTTCCGTTGCTGGGGGGGTGGGGCGCCTCCAACTGGATGATCCCCTGGGCCGGCGAGGCCGGCGCCGCCGCCGATCCGCCCGACCCTCACCTGAAAGCCTGGGTTCAGTTTTGCCGATCGCTGACAGGGACGATCGGAAGCCTCCTGGGGGGCGTCATCGCCAGCCTGGTGGGCCGGCATCGCACCTATTTGCTGATGAGTCTGGGAGCTCTATTTTCCAGCCAGTACATGTTCTGGCTGCTGACTCCCACCGATGATACTTTTCTGATTTGGGCTTCGGTCCTGGGATTCTTCTCCGGGGTCTACTTCGGATGGTTGCCGCTGTTCCTGCCCGAGCTTTTTCCCACCGCGGCCCGTTCCACCGGCGCCGGGGTCAGCTTCAATTTCGGTCGCATCCTGACGGCGGTAGCCGTTTTGTTGGCCGGATGGCTGATTGCTCACTTCGACGGGGACTATGCCCGCATCGGAAGGGTGACCAGTTTCATCTACGGGGTCGGAGTCGTCGTGATCTTGTTTGCGCCCAAGAGTTCCGACCACAGGTTGCAGGATTGA
- a CDS encoding VOC family protein — MARIRHLALRCRDMEESRRFYESVFGWQFIGYRPSRLGMDLTDGVTNITLIQQPADCDRPRIEEGDEYMHFGVMVEDLEAAWQRCRQWGAEASKTVKERIDLDRRRLPDRAFKIEDPDGNVVDVTAAKDEWRGVKF, encoded by the coding sequence ATGGCTCGAATACGTCATCTGGCTCTCCGCTGCCGCGACATGGAGGAATCCCGTCGCTTCTACGAGAGTGTCTTCGGGTGGCAGTTTATCGGCTATAGGCCCAGCCGCCTGGGCATGGACCTGACCGACGGCGTCACCAACATCACCCTGATCCAACAGCCCGCCGACTGCGATCGACCCCGCATCGAGGAAGGCGACGAGTATATGCACTTCGGCGTCATGGTGGAAGACCTGGAGGCCGCCTGGCAGCGTTGCCGCCAATGGGGCGCCGAGGCCTCCAAGACCGTCAAGGAGCGCATCGATCTGGACCGCCGCCGGCTGCCCGATCGCGCCTTCAAGATCGAAGACCCCGACGGCAACGTGGTGGACGTGACCGCCGCCAAGGACGAATGGCGGGGAGTCAAGTTTTAG
- a CDS encoding DUF1501 domain-containing protein, translating to MNRWGCDSFCESLARRHFLRVGSLSLVGIHLGQYLEMKGLMAASGVKASPAKAQACILLLLEGGPSQVDTWDPKPSSGFRPIGTNVPGIQVSEILPRMARHMDKLSIIRSMTHEEVDHPLGREYITSGHRPAPAMEFASVGSIIARELGPRNDIPPYVLGAPHLTQSYYGASSLGAAYNPLVVPDPSKKDFKLKDLTLPKSITEKRIEDRRGFLQVVDGLYRRKEVLTEAAARETFRDKAMEMILSPAMKRAFDLSQESETTKDAYGRYGFGQSALLARRLVEAGSRFVTAAGYNLDSGWDTHGRGSGGENDKKLRALLCPTLDQTLTALLVDLEQRGLLESTIVMAMGEFGRTPEINPINGRDHWPFCWSMVLGGGGLQGGQVIGASDERGGYVAERPISVGDVFATIYKAMGIDWTKEYMTPVGRPVKIANSFDDTTGRPIEELI from the coding sequence ATGAACCGATGGGGATGCGACAGTTTTTGCGAGAGCCTGGCTCGCCGGCACTTTCTGCGGGTGGGGTCTCTGAGCCTGGTGGGGATCCACCTGGGCCAGTATCTCGAAATGAAGGGCCTGATGGCTGCTTCGGGTGTCAAGGCCTCCCCGGCCAAGGCCCAGGCCTGTATCCTGCTCCTGCTGGAAGGGGGGCCCAGCCAGGTCGACACCTGGGATCCGAAACCCAGCAGCGGTTTCCGGCCCATCGGCACCAACGTGCCCGGAATCCAGGTTTCCGAGATCCTGCCTCGGATGGCCCGCCACATGGACAAGCTGTCCATCATTCGCTCCATGACCCACGAGGAAGTGGACCATCCCCTGGGCCGGGAGTACATCACCAGCGGTCACCGCCCGGCCCCGGCCATGGAGTTTGCCAGCGTGGGGTCCATCATTGCCAGGGAGCTGGGGCCTCGCAACGACATTCCTCCCTACGTGCTGGGCGCGCCCCACCTCACCCAGAGCTACTATGGAGCGTCTTCCCTGGGAGCCGCCTACAATCCTCTGGTGGTCCCCGATCCCAGCAAGAAGGACTTCAAGCTCAAGGACCTCACCCTTCCCAAATCCATCACCGAGAAGCGGATCGAGGATCGCCGCGGCTTTCTGCAAGTGGTGGACGGCCTCTACCGCCGCAAGGAAGTCCTGACGGAAGCGGCGGCGCGGGAGACCTTTCGGGACAAGGCCATGGAGATGATCCTGTCTCCGGCCATGAAGAGGGCCTTCGATCTCTCTCAGGAGTCGGAGACGACCAAGGACGCCTACGGCCGCTACGGATTCGGTCAGAGCGCCCTGCTGGCCCGGCGCCTGGTGGAAGCCGGCTCCCGCTTCGTCACCGCGGCCGGCTACAACCTGGACAGCGGCTGGGACACCCACGGCCGGGGATCGGGAGGAGAGAACGACAAGAAGCTGCGGGCCCTGCTGTGCCCCACTCTGGACCAGACCCTGACGGCTCTTCTGGTGGACCTGGAGCAGCGCGGGCTGTTGGAATCCACCATCGTGATGGCCATGGGCGAGTTCGGCCGCACGCCTGAGATCAACCCCATCAACGGCCGCGACCACTGGCCCTTCTGCTGGTCCATGGTCCTGGGCGGAGGGGGATTGCAGGGGGGGCAGGTCATCGGAGCCAGCGACGAGAGGGGTGGATACGTGGCCGAGCGTCCCATCTCCGTGGGAGACGTCTTCGCCACCATCTACAAGGCCATGGGCATCGACTGGACCAAGGAATACATGACCCCGGTGGGCCGGCCCGTCAAGATCGCCAACTCCTTCGACGACACCACCGGCCGGCCGATCGAAGAGCTGATATAG
- a CDS encoding DUF1549 and DUF1553 domain-containing protein: MGRTLPWSDLCTIALSIGLLGWPATLGSAGLKTGAESSPAARLLSVRLLPEEVRLRGKGAAQQLLVIGTYADGLERDLTEGSRFTIADPALAEIDARGRVKARSDGRTLLTVQSSGQVLRAAVQVRDSTISPPLRFDPEIARILTKRGCNSTECHGSVTGQGGFKLSKNAAAPREDYGWIAEGGAFHVLTAETGEKVPRIRMEDPDRSLLLLKASLAVPHGGGQRLRKDSPDYGRIRDWVAGGAVYGSRNGSRSTALERVAVRPGQVVLQKGGARQLLVTAHWADGTREDFTRQVRYLSNNPEVVSVGPDGRLTGRRVGETSIQVLAGGQSASATVGVIEEPVAAYPEVPRHNFIDDHVFAKARKFHLVPSPLSSDAEFLRRLCLDLTGRLPPVHRVRRFLADPDPQKRSRLIDLLLRSPEFVDHWSWRFYDFLRVISPVYKDWVRRAIAENKPYDQFARERVAAQGFDGPSRHYEDMGGTAVPLPQNAMGEQVRVFLGRRMDCAQCHDHPYETWSQDQFWGLTAFFGRLSNLHPGFPQVDFVIMDDPEGYGTFGKGAKVIHPRSKQEVQPRFLDGSPVPEDRREDWRLALAEWMTSPENPYFAPAMANRMWGYFFGRGIVDPVDDFRSNNLATHPRLLEALARYFVRSGYDLRSLIRLMVESRTYQLSGDPNPTNRYDRVNYSRALPRPLDTEVLLRAISHVSGVKGEDGNFFNVYGKPDLSFIPERDMKPSLLQALHQLAGPTFTAKLSRKGGRVDRLLQHKASDEAIFEELYLAALCRFPTEAEQAALKDMIRRQDSRREAVEDLLWAVVNSEQFLNNH; encoded by the coding sequence TTGGGGAGAACTCTCCCCTGGTCCGATCTCTGCACAATCGCCTTGTCGATAGGGCTGTTGGGCTGGCCGGCGACTCTTGGGTCCGCCGGCCTGAAGACGGGCGCAGAGTCGTCCCCCGCCGCCCGCCTGCTGTCCGTCAGGCTCCTGCCCGAAGAGGTGCGACTGCGGGGCAAGGGCGCCGCCCAGCAGCTTCTGGTCATCGGAACCTATGCCGACGGTCTGGAGCGTGACCTGACCGAGGGCAGCCGATTCACTATTGCCGATCCCGCCTTGGCCGAGATCGATGCCCGGGGCCGGGTGAAGGCGCGATCCGACGGCCGGACGCTGCTGACCGTCCAGTCCTCGGGTCAGGTTCTGCGGGCGGCCGTGCAGGTGCGGGATTCGACCATAAGCCCTCCTCTTCGTTTCGACCCCGAAATCGCCAGGATTCTCACCAAGCGGGGCTGCAACAGCACCGAGTGCCACGGCAGCGTCACCGGGCAGGGCGGGTTCAAGCTCTCCAAGAACGCTGCTGCTCCCCGGGAGGATTACGGCTGGATTGCGGAGGGCGGTGCCTTCCACGTCCTCACGGCCGAGACCGGCGAGAAGGTGCCCCGGATCCGCATGGAGGATCCCGACCGGAGCCTGTTGCTGCTCAAAGCCAGCCTGGCGGTGCCCCACGGGGGCGGCCAACGGCTCCGCAAAGACTCCCCCGACTATGGGCGCATCCGGGACTGGGTCGCCGGGGGCGCGGTCTACGGGTCCAGGAATGGCTCTCGATCCACGGCCCTGGAGCGGGTGGCGGTCAGGCCCGGTCAGGTGGTGCTGCAGAAGGGAGGGGCGAGGCAACTGCTGGTCACCGCCCATTGGGCTGACGGCACCCGGGAGGATTTCACCCGCCAGGTGCGTTACCTGTCCAACAACCCGGAAGTGGTTTCGGTGGGACCCGATGGCCGGTTGACGGGGCGGCGCGTGGGCGAGACCTCCATCCAGGTGCTGGCCGGCGGGCAGAGCGCCAGCGCCACCGTGGGTGTGATCGAGGAGCCGGTGGCGGCCTATCCCGAGGTTCCCCGCCACAACTTCATTGACGACCATGTCTTCGCCAAGGCCCGCAAATTTCACCTGGTTCCCTCACCGCTCTCCTCCGACGCCGAGTTTCTGCGGCGTCTCTGCCTGGACCTGACCGGCAGGCTGCCTCCCGTCCATCGCGTGCGCCGGTTCCTGGCCGACCCGGACCCGCAGAAGCGGAGCCGGCTCATCGACCTGCTGCTCCGGTCGCCCGAGTTCGTGGATCACTGGTCCTGGCGCTTCTACGACTTCCTGCGGGTGATCAGCCCGGTCTACAAGGACTGGGTTCGCCGGGCCATTGCCGAGAACAAGCCCTACGATCAGTTCGCCCGGGAGCGGGTGGCCGCCCAGGGCTTCGACGGCCCCTCCCGCCACTACGAGGATATGGGAGGCACGGCCGTGCCTCTGCCGCAGAATGCCATGGGGGAGCAGGTCCGGGTCTTCCTGGGCCGGCGAATGGACTGCGCCCAGTGCCACGACCACCCCTACGAGACCTGGAGCCAGGACCAGTTCTGGGGTCTGACCGCCTTCTTCGGGCGACTGAGCAACCTCCATCCGGGATTTCCCCAAGTGGACTTCGTGATCATGGACGATCCCGAAGGCTACGGGACGTTCGGCAAGGGGGCCAAGGTCATACACCCCCGCAGCAAACAGGAGGTTCAGCCCAGGTTCCTGGACGGGAGTCCCGTGCCCGAGGACCGGCGGGAGGACTGGCGGCTGGCGCTGGCCGAGTGGATGACCTCTCCTGAAAACCCCTACTTCGCCCCGGCCATGGCCAACCGCATGTGGGGCTACTTTTTCGGAAGAGGGATCGTGGATCCGGTGGACGACTTTCGATCCAACAACCTGGCTACCCATCCCAGGCTGCTGGAAGCCCTGGCCCGCTACTTTGTCAGGAGCGGCTACGATCTGCGTTCCCTGATTCGTCTCATGGTGGAGTCCAGGACCTATCAGCTTTCGGGAGATCCCAACCCCACCAACCGCTACGACCGGGTCAACTATTCCAGGGCGCTTCCACGCCCCCTGGACACCGAGGTGCTCTTGAGGGCCATCTCCCACGTGAGCGGCGTGAAGGGAGAAGACGGAAACTTCTTCAACGTCTACGGGAAGCCCGACCTGAGCTTTATTCCCGAACGCGACATGAAGCCCAGCCTGCTGCAGGCCCTGCACCAGTTGGCGGGTCCGACCTTCACCGCCAAGCTCTCCCGGAAGGGAGGACGGGTGGACCGCCTGCTGCAGCATAAAGCCTCCGATGAGGCCATTTTTGAAGAGCTGTACCTGGCCGCCCTGTGCCGCTTCCCCACGGAAGCCGAGCAGGCCGCGCTGAAAGACATGATCCGGCGGCAGGATTCACGGCGAGAGGCGGTGGAAGATCTGCTGTGGGCCGTGGTGAACTCGGAGCAGTTCCTGAACAACCACTGA